One genomic segment of Drosophila melanogaster chromosome 3R includes these proteins:
- the H gene encoding hairless, isoform D, whose product MALLNDVTSVAECNRQTTMTDEHKSNINSNSSHSSNNNNNGSSSNNDNNSNDDAASSSNSKNNNTSNESSHSNNNTSSIIAEAAAKFLLKNGLNGSSSTSYPPLPPPLPANLSRTTTPTTTTTPSSSSSTASNGFLPHAKTPKSSSIMAASAAVAASVVGATASKPTIDVLGGVLDYSSLGGAATGSLPTTAVVAAAAGTAKIGKGSNSGGSFDMGRTPISTHGNNSWGGYGGRLQFFKDGKFILELARSKDGDKSGWVSVTRKTFRPPSAATSATVTPTSAVTTAYPKNENSTSLSFSDDNSSIQSSPWQRDQPWKQSRPRRGISKELSLFFHRPRNSTLGRAALRTAARKRRRPHEPLTTSEDQQPIFATAIKAENGDDTLKAEAAEAVEIENVAVADTTTNEIKIEKPDTIKGEDDAERLEKEPKKAVSDDSESKEASPGQQVEPQPKDETVDVEMKMNTSEDEEPMTELPRITNAVNGDLNGDLKASIGKPKSKPKPKAKLSSIIQKLIDSVPARLEQMSKTSAVIASTTTSSDRIGGGLSHALTHKVSPPSSATAAGRLVEYHTQHVSPRKRILREFEKVSLEDNGCVNNGSGGASSGGAGGKRSRAKGTSTSSPAGKASPMNLAPPQGKPSPSPGSSSSSTSPATLSTQPTRLNSSYSIHSLLGGSSGSGSSSFSSSGKKCGDHPAAIISNVHHPQHSMYQPSSSSYPRALLTSPKSPDVSGSNGGGGKSPSHTGTKKRSPPYSAGSPVDYGHSFYRDPYAGAGRPSTSGSASQDLSPPRSSPASPATTPRTVPKKTASIRREFASPSASSSSCPSPGDRSASPPERRHMQQQPHLQRSSPLHYYMYPPPPQVNGNGSAGSPTSAPPTSNSSAAAVAAAAAAAAAYIPSPSIYNPYISTLAALRHNPLWMHHYQTGASPLLSPHPQPGGSAAAAAAAAAARLSPQSAYHAFAYNGVGAAVAAAAAAAAFGQPAPSPHTHPHLAHPHQHPHPAALTTHHSPAHLATPKLTDSSTDQMSATSSHRTASTSPSSSSASASSSAATSGASSSAMFHTSSLRNEQSSDLPLNLSKH is encoded by the exons ATG GCCCTGCTTAATGACGTCACAAGCGTAGCAGAGTGCAACAGACAGACAACAATGACCGATGAGCATAAAAGTAACATTAACAGTAACAGCAGTCactccagcaacaacaacaacaacggcagcagcagcaataacgacaacaacagcaacgacgACGCAGCAagtagcagcaacagcaaaaacaacaacaccagcaacgagagcagccacagcaacaacaatactAGTAGCATAATTGCAGAGGCGGCCGCCAAGTTTCTACTGAAAAATGGCCTAAACGGCAGTAGCAGCACCAGCTACCCCCCTCTGCCACCGCCTCTGCCCGCCAACTTAAGCAGGACGACCACGCccacgacaacgacaacgccCTCATCCTCCAGCTCCACCGCCTCAAATGGCTTTTTGCCGCATGCCAAGACGCCCAAAAGTAGTAGCATTATGGCTGCGTCCGCCGCAGTGGCAGCCAGCGTCGTTGGAGCTACTGCGTCCAAGCCCACCATCGATGTCCTGGGGGGCGTCCTGGACTACAGTTCCTTGGGCGGAGCTGCAACAGGCTCACTGCCCACCACTGCAGTAGTAGCGGCGGCAGCGGGAACAGCGAAGATCGGCAAGGGAAGCAACTCCGGCGGAAGCTTTGATATGGGCAGGACACCAATATCGACGCacggcaacaacagctggGGCGGCTACGGTGGTCGTTTGCAGTTCTTTAAAG ATGGCAAATTCATATTGGAACTGGCGCGGTCCAAGGATGGCGATAAAAGCGGCTGGGTTTCGGTCACGCGCAAGACCTTCCGCCCTCCATCGGCGGCCACCTCCGCAACTGTGACCCCAACGTCGGCGGTGACCACAGCGTATCCAAAGAACGAGAATTCCACATCGCTGAGCT TTTCGGACGACAACAGCTCGATACAATCCTCTCCTTGGCAGCGAGACCAGCCCTGGAAACAGTCCCGACCCAGGCGCGGCATATCTAAGGAGCTGTCGCTCTTCTTCCACCGCCCCAGGAACAGTACGCTTGGCCGAGCTGCTCTCCGGACAGCCGCTCGCAAACGACGGCGCCCCCACGAGCCGCTTACCACCAGCGAGGATCAGCAGCCCATTTTTGCGACGGCAATCAAGGCGGAAAATGGAGACGATACTCTTAAAGCAGAAGCTGCAGAGGCcgttgaaattgaaaatgttgctGTGGCGGACACAACCACAAATGagattaaaattgaaaaaccgGACACGATCAAAGGCGAGGATGATGCTGAACGGCTCGAAAAGGAGCCGAAGAAGGCGGTTAGCGATGATAGCGAGTCAAAAGAAGCATCGCCCGGTCAGCAAGTGGAACCACAACCAAAAGATGAGACTGTTGATGTTGAGATGAAGATGAATACGAGCGAGGATGAGGAACCCATGACAGAGCTGCCCAGAATCACGAATGCCGTAAATGGTGATCTAAACGGCGATCTAAAGGCGAGCATTGGGAAACCAAAATCCAAGCCGAAGCCAAAAGCCAAGCTCAGCAGCATCATTCAGAAACTCATCGATAGCGTACCAGCACGGCTTGAGCAAATGTCGAAGACATCAGCTGTGATCGCATCGACAACGACGTCTTCAGATCGCATTGGTGGCGGTCTAAGTCACGCCTTGACGCACAAA GTTTCTCCACCCTCTTCTGCGACAGCAGCCGGACGACTAGTCGAGTACCACACCCAGCACGTGTCGCCCAGGAAAAGAATCCTGCGCGAGTTCGAAAAGGTGTCGCTAGAGGACAACGGATGCGTAAACAACGGCAGCGGTGGAGCTAGTAGCGGTGGTGCTGGAGGAAAACGGAGTCGAGCAAAGGGAACTTCGACATCGTCTCCGGCTGGCAAGGCGTCACCAATGAACTTGGCGCCACCCCAAGGAAAGCCAAGCCCCAGTCCCGGCTCCAGCTCATCCAGCACTTCGCCAGCGACCTTGTCAACGCAGCCAACGCGGCTCAACAGCTCTTACAGTATCCACTCCCTGCTAGGTGGGAGCAGTGGCAGCGGTAGCTCATCCTTCTCCTCCTCTGGCAAGAAGTGCGGCGATCACCCGGCAGCTATTATCAGCAATGTGCACCATCCACAGCACTCAATGTACCAACCCAGTTCCTCGAGCTATCCACGCGCCCTGCTCACCTCGCCAAAGTCGCCCGATGTGAGTGGCAGCAATGGCGGGGGCGGAAAATCGCCCTCGCATACAGGAACCAAGAAGCGTTCGCCACCGTACTCGGCGGGATCACCCGTAGACTATGGCCACTCCTTCTACAGGGATCCCTATGCGGGAGCAGGTCGTCCTTCCACATCGGGCTCAGCATCGCAGGACCTGTCGCCACCGCGCTCTTCCCCAGCATCGCCAGCCACGACGCCGCGTACTGTGCCCAAAAAGACTGCATCGATCCGACGCGAGTTCGCTTCACCGTCGGCCAGCAGCAGTAGCTGTCCCTCGCCCGGCGACCGGAGTGCATCGCCCCCGGAACGGCGGcacatgcagcagcagccgcaccTACAGCGTAGCTCGCCGCTGCACTACTATATGTACCCGCCACCGCCCCAGGTGAACGGGAACGGCTCGGCCGGAAGTCCGACCTCGGCGCCGCCCACGTCGAACAGCAGTGCAGCTGCAgtagcggcggcagcagcggccgCAGCCGCATACATTCCCTCGCCTTCGATATACAACCCGTACATATCCACACTGGCGGCGTTGAGGCACAATCCGCTGTGGATGCACCACTATCAGACAGGAGCGTCGCCCCTGCTGTCGCCACATCCACAACCCGGTGGCTCAGcggccgccgctgctgcagctgctgctgcgagaTTATCGCCCCAATCGGCCTATCACGCGTTCGCGTATAACGGAGTGGGAGCGgctgttgccgctgcagcagctgcggcaGCCTTTGGACAACCGGCGCCCAGTCCCCACACGCATCCGCACTTGGCCCATCCGCACCAGCATCCGCACCCGGCTGCACTGACCACCCACCACTCTCCCGCTCACCTGGCCACGCCAAAACTGACTGATAGTAGTACCGACCAAATGTCTGCAACGTCCAGTCATCGCACAGCCTCCACTTCGCCGAGCAGCTCGAGCGCATCGGCCTCCTCCTCGGCGGCCACTTCGGGCGCCAGCTCCTCCGCAATGTTTCATACTAGTAGTCTAAGGAATGAACAAAGTTCAG ACTTACCACTGAATCTGTCAAAGCACTGA
- the H gene encoding hairless, isoform B produces MTDEHKSNINSNSSHSSNNNNNGSSSNNDNNSNDDAASSSNSKNNNTSNESSHSNNNTSSIIAEAAAKFLLKNGLNGSSSTSYPPLPPPLPANLSRTTTPTTTTTPSSSSSTASNGFLPHAKTPKSSSIMAASAAVAASVVGATASKPTIDVLGGVLDYSSLGGAATGSLPTTAVVAAAAGTAKIGKGSNSGGSFDMGRTPISTHGNNSWGGYGGRLQFFKDGKFILELARSKDGDKSGWVSVTRKTFRPPSAATSATVTPTSAVTTAYPKNENSTSLSFSDDNSSIQSSPWQRDQPWKQSRPRRGISKELSLFFHRPRNSTLGRAALRTAARKRRRPHEPLTTSEDQQPIFATAIKAENGDDTLKAEAAEAVEIENVAVADTTTNEIKIEKPDTIKGEDDAERLEKEPKKAVSDDSESKEASPGQQVEPQPKDETVDVEMKMNTSEDEEPMTELPRITNAVNGDLNGDLKASIGKPKSKPKPKAKLSSIIQKLIDSVPARLEQMSKTSAVIASTTTSSDRIGGGLSHALTHKVSPPSSATAAGRLVEYHTQHVSPRKRILREFEKVSLEDNGCVNNGSGGASSGGAGGKRSRAKGTSTSSPAGKASPMNLAPPQGKPSPSPGSSSSSTSPATLSTQPTRLNSSYSIHSLLGGSSGSGSSSFSSSGKKCGDHPAAIISNVHHPQHSMYQPSSSSYPRALLTSPKSPDVSGSNGGGGKSPSHTGTKKRSPPYSAGSPVDYGHSFYRDPYAGAGRPSTSGSASQDLSPPRSSPASPATTPRTVPKKTASIRREFASPSASSSSCPSPGDRSASPPERRHMQQQPHLQRSSPLHYYMYPPPPQVNGNGSAGSPTSAPPTSNSSAAAVAAAAAAAAAYIPSPSIYNPYISTLAALRHNPLWMHHYQTGASPLLSPHPQPGGSAAAAAAAAAARLSPQSAYHAFAYNGVGAAVAAAAAAAAFGQPAPSPHTHPHLAHPHQHPHPAALTTHHSPAHLATPKLTDSSTDQMSATSSHRTASTSPSSSSASASSSAATSGASSSAMFHTSSLRNEQSSDLPLNLSKH; encoded by the exons ATGACCGATGAGCATAAAAGTAACATTAACAGTAACAGCAGTCactccagcaacaacaacaacaacggcagcagcagcaataacgacaacaacagcaacgacgACGCAGCAagtagcagcaacagcaaaaacaacaacaccagcaacgagagcagccacagcaacaacaatactAGTAGCATAATTGCAGAGGCGGCCGCCAAGTTTCTACTGAAAAATGGCCTAAACGGCAGTAGCAGCACCAGCTACCCCCCTCTGCCACCGCCTCTGCCCGCCAACTTAAGCAGGACGACCACGCccacgacaacgacaacgccCTCATCCTCCAGCTCCACCGCCTCAAATGGCTTTTTGCCGCATGCCAAGACGCCCAAAAGTAGTAGCATTATGGCTGCGTCCGCCGCAGTGGCAGCCAGCGTCGTTGGAGCTACTGCGTCCAAGCCCACCATCGATGTCCTGGGGGGCGTCCTGGACTACAGTTCCTTGGGCGGAGCTGCAACAGGCTCACTGCCCACCACTGCAGTAGTAGCGGCGGCAGCGGGAACAGCGAAGATCGGCAAGGGAAGCAACTCCGGCGGAAGCTTTGATATGGGCAGGACACCAATATCGACGCacggcaacaacagctggGGCGGCTACGGTGGTCGTTTGCAGTTCTTTAAAG ATGGCAAATTCATATTGGAACTGGCGCGGTCCAAGGATGGCGATAAAAGCGGCTGGGTTTCGGTCACGCGCAAGACCTTCCGCCCTCCATCGGCGGCCACCTCCGCAACTGTGACCCCAACGTCGGCGGTGACCACAGCGTATCCAAAGAACGAGAATTCCACATCGCTGAGCT TTTCGGACGACAACAGCTCGATACAATCCTCTCCTTGGCAGCGAGACCAGCCCTGGAAACAGTCCCGACCCAGGCGCGGCATATCTAAGGAGCTGTCGCTCTTCTTCCACCGCCCCAGGAACAGTACGCTTGGCCGAGCTGCTCTCCGGACAGCCGCTCGCAAACGACGGCGCCCCCACGAGCCGCTTACCACCAGCGAGGATCAGCAGCCCATTTTTGCGACGGCAATCAAGGCGGAAAATGGAGACGATACTCTTAAAGCAGAAGCTGCAGAGGCcgttgaaattgaaaatgttgctGTGGCGGACACAACCACAAATGagattaaaattgaaaaaccgGACACGATCAAAGGCGAGGATGATGCTGAACGGCTCGAAAAGGAGCCGAAGAAGGCGGTTAGCGATGATAGCGAGTCAAAAGAAGCATCGCCCGGTCAGCAAGTGGAACCACAACCAAAAGATGAGACTGTTGATGTTGAGATGAAGATGAATACGAGCGAGGATGAGGAACCCATGACAGAGCTGCCCAGAATCACGAATGCCGTAAATGGTGATCTAAACGGCGATCTAAAGGCGAGCATTGGGAAACCAAAATCCAAGCCGAAGCCAAAAGCCAAGCTCAGCAGCATCATTCAGAAACTCATCGATAGCGTACCAGCACGGCTTGAGCAAATGTCGAAGACATCAGCTGTGATCGCATCGACAACGACGTCTTCAGATCGCATTGGTGGCGGTCTAAGTCACGCCTTGACGCACAAA GTTTCTCCACCCTCTTCTGCGACAGCAGCCGGACGACTAGTCGAGTACCACACCCAGCACGTGTCGCCCAGGAAAAGAATCCTGCGCGAGTTCGAAAAGGTGTCGCTAGAGGACAACGGATGCGTAAACAACGGCAGCGGTGGAGCTAGTAGCGGTGGTGCTGGAGGAAAACGGAGTCGAGCAAAGGGAACTTCGACATCGTCTCCGGCTGGCAAGGCGTCACCAATGAACTTGGCGCCACCCCAAGGAAAGCCAAGCCCCAGTCCCGGCTCCAGCTCATCCAGCACTTCGCCAGCGACCTTGTCAACGCAGCCAACGCGGCTCAACAGCTCTTACAGTATCCACTCCCTGCTAGGTGGGAGCAGTGGCAGCGGTAGCTCATCCTTCTCCTCCTCTGGCAAGAAGTGCGGCGATCACCCGGCAGCTATTATCAGCAATGTGCACCATCCACAGCACTCAATGTACCAACCCAGTTCCTCGAGCTATCCACGCGCCCTGCTCACCTCGCCAAAGTCGCCCGATGTGAGTGGCAGCAATGGCGGGGGCGGAAAATCGCCCTCGCATACAGGAACCAAGAAGCGTTCGCCACCGTACTCGGCGGGATCACCCGTAGACTATGGCCACTCCTTCTACAGGGATCCCTATGCGGGAGCAGGTCGTCCTTCCACATCGGGCTCAGCATCGCAGGACCTGTCGCCACCGCGCTCTTCCCCAGCATCGCCAGCCACGACGCCGCGTACTGTGCCCAAAAAGACTGCATCGATCCGACGCGAGTTCGCTTCACCGTCGGCCAGCAGCAGTAGCTGTCCCTCGCCCGGCGACCGGAGTGCATCGCCCCCGGAACGGCGGcacatgcagcagcagccgcaccTACAGCGTAGCTCGCCGCTGCACTACTATATGTACCCGCCACCGCCCCAGGTGAACGGGAACGGCTCGGCCGGAAGTCCGACCTCGGCGCCGCCCACGTCGAACAGCAGTGCAGCTGCAgtagcggcggcagcagcggccgCAGCCGCATACATTCCCTCGCCTTCGATATACAACCCGTACATATCCACACTGGCGGCGTTGAGGCACAATCCGCTGTGGATGCACCACTATCAGACAGGAGCGTCGCCCCTGCTGTCGCCACATCCACAACCCGGTGGCTCAGcggccgccgctgctgcagctgctgctgcgagaTTATCGCCCCAATCGGCCTATCACGCGTTCGCGTATAACGGAGTGGGAGCGgctgttgccgctgcagcagctgcggcaGCCTTTGGACAACCGGCGCCCAGTCCCCACACGCATCCGCACTTGGCCCATCCGCACCAGCATCCGCACCCGGCTGCACTGACCACCCACCACTCTCCCGCTCACCTGGCCACGCCAAAACTGACTGATAGTAGTACCGACCAAATGTCTGCAACGTCCAGTCATCGCACAGCCTCCACTTCGCCGAGCAGCTCGAGCGCATCGGCCTCCTCCTCGGCGGCCACTTCGGGCGCCAGCTCCTCCGCAATGTTTCATACTAGTAGTCTAAGGAATGAACAAAGTTCAG ACTTACCACTGAATCTGTCAAAGCACTGA
- the Pi3K92E gene encoding phosphatidylinositol 3-kinase 92E, isoform A yields MNMMDNRALAYVAHQPKYETPPEEAEPPCMRFSVNLWKNEMLNWVDLICLLPNGFLLELRVNPANTIQVIKVEMVNQAKQMPLGYVIKEACEYQVYGISTFNIEPYTDETKRLSEVQPYFGILSLGERTDTTSFSSDYELTKMVNGMIGTTFDHNRTHGSPEIDDFRLYMTQTCDNIELERSAYTWQQRLLYEHPLRLANSTKMPELIRERHPTRTFLIVVKNENDQSTFTLSVNEQDTPFSLTESTLQKMNRSQMKMNDRTSDYILKVSGRDEYLLGDYPLIQFLYIQEMLSDSAVPNVVLQSVYRLESYINHHNEQAMVTKRPLPKKRTVHLHKSISSLWDMGNYFQLTLHSISNVNFDKTRALKVGVHVCLYHGDKKLCAQRSTDSPNGNFDTFLFNDLVMDFDIQMRNLPRMTRLCIVIFEVTKMSRSKKSSNNKDIALKDVPYNKNPLAWVNTTIFDHKDILRTGRHTLYTWTYADDIQSVEVFHPLGTIEPNPRKEECALVDLTFLSSGTGTVRYPSEEVVLQYAADREQVNRLQRQLAGPEKPIKELKELMANYTGLDKIYEMVDQDRNAIWERRNDILRELPEELSILLHCVYWKERDDVADMWYLLKQWPLISIERSLELLDYAYPDPAVRRFAIRCLHFLKDEDLLLYLLQLVQAIKHESYLESDLVVFLLERALRNQRIGHYFFWHLRSEMQTPSMQTRFGLLLEVYLKGCKHHVAPLRKQLHVLEKLKQGSLIAKKGSKEKVKTMLQDFLRDQRNSAVFQNIQNPLNPSFRCSGVTPDRCKVMDSKMRPLWVVFENADVNASDVHIIFKNGDDLRQDMLTLQMLRVMDQLWKRDGMDFRMNIYNCISMEKSLGMIEVVRHAETIANIQKEKGMFSATSPFKKGSLLSWLKEHNKPADKLNKAINEFTLSCAGYCVATYVLGVADRHSDNIMVKRNGQLFHIDFGHILGHFKEKLGVRRERVPFVLTHDFVYVINKGFNDRESKEFCHFQELCERAFLVLRKHGCLILSLFSMMISTGLPELSSEKDLDYLRETLVLDYTEEKAREHFRAKFSEALANSWKTSLNWASHNFSKNNKQ; encoded by the exons ATGAACATGATGGACAACCGGGCGTTGGCCTACGTGGCCCACCAGCCCAAGTATGAGACACCGCCGGAAGAAGCGGAGCCGCCCTGCATGCGCTTTTCGGTTAACCTGTGGAAAAACGAGATGCTGAACTGGGTGGACCTAATCTGCCTGTTGCCCAATGGATTCCTGCTGGAGCTCAGGGTCAATCCGGCCAACACCATCCAGGTAATCAAGGTGGAGATGGTCAACCAGGCCAAACAGATGCCACTGGGCTATGTGATCAAAGAGGCCTGCGAGTACCAGGTGTACGGCATCTCGACCTTCAACATCGAACCTTACACCGACGAAACGAAGCGACTCAGTGAGGTCCAGCCGTACTTCGGCATCCTCAGCCTCGGCGAGCGCACCGACACAACGAGCTTTAGCAGCGACTACGAGCTGACCAAGATGGTTAACGGAATGATCGGCACCACCTTCGATCATAATCGAACGCACGGCTCGCCCGAGATTGACGACTTCCGGCTGTATATGACCCAAACTTGCGACAACATCGAACTGGAGCGCTCCGCCTACACCTGGCAGCAGAGACTGCTCTACGAGCATCCTCTGCGACTGGCGAACTCGACTAAAATGCCCGAGCTGATACGGGAGCGGCATCCGACCAGAACCTTTCTCATCGTCGTAAAGAACGAGAACGACCAGAGCACGTTTACGTTGTCGGTGAACGAGCAGGACACTCCCTTCTCGCTCACGGAAAGCACGCTGCAGAAGATGAATCGGTCGCAGATGAAAATGAACGACCGGACCTCCGACTACATACTCAAAGTGAGCGGTCGCGACGAGTACCTGCTTGGCGACTATCCCCTGATTCAGTTCCTGTACATCCAAGAGATGCTCTCGGACTCGGCGGTTCCAAATGTGGTGTTGCAATCAGTTTACCGCCTAGAGTCCTACATCAACCACCACAACGAGCAGGCCATGGTAACCAAACGACCGCTGCCGAAGAAACGGACAGTCCACCTCCACAAGTCGATCTCCTCGCTGTGGGACATGGGCAACTACTTTCAGTTGACGCTGCACAGCATTTCCAATGTGAACTTTGACAAGACGCGTGCCCTCAAGGTGGGCGTGCATGTGTGCCTATATCACGGCGACAAGAAGTTATGCGCCCAGCGATCAACGGACTCCCCTAACGGCAACTTTGACACGTTCCTGTTTAATGACCTGGTGATGGACTTTGACATACAGATGCGCAACCTACCGCGGATGACACGCCTCTGCATTGTGATCTTCGAGGTGACCAAGATGTCGCGCTCGAAGAAATCGTCCAACAATAAGGACATCGCTCTGAAAGACGTCCCGTACAACAAAAACCCGCTGGCCTGGGTCAACACAACAATTTTCGACCACAAGGACATCCTGCGCACCGGTCGCCATACGCTGTACACGTGGACGTATGCTGACGACATTCAGTCGGTTGAGGTTTTCCATCCGCTGGGCACCATCGAACCCAATCCGCGCAAAGAGGAATGTGCGCTGGTGGACCTCACATTCCTCAGCAGCGGAACCGGAACGGTGCGGTATCCCAGCGAGGAGGTCGTGTTGCAGTACGCTGCGGATCGAGAGCAGGTCAATCGACTGCAACGGCAACTGGCAGGGCCAGAAAAGCCGATCAAAGAACTGAAGGAGCTTATGGCCAATTATACAGGACTGGATAAGATCTATGAGATGGTTGACCAGGACCGCAATGCCATTTGGGAACGCAG AAACGACATTTTGCGTGAGCTTCCGGAAGAGCTGTCCATCTTACTTCACTGCGTCTATTGGAAGGAGCGTGATGACGTAGCGGATATGTGGTATCTTCTCAAACAGTGGCCGCTTATTTCTATAGAACGCTCCTTGGAGCTACTGGACTACGCCTATCCAGATCCGGCAGTGAGACGCTTTGCCATCCGGTGCTTACACTTTCTGAA AGACGAAGACTTGCTCCTGTATCTGCTGCAATTGGTACAGGCCATCAAGCACGAATCGTACCTGGAAAGCGATCTGGTAGTGTTTCTGCTGGAGCGGGCACTGCGCAACCAACGCATCGGCCACTACTTCTTCTGGCACCTACGCTCTGAGATGCAGACGCCGTCTATGCAAACACGCTTTGGCCTACTGCTGGAGGTATACCTCAAGGGTTGCAAACATCACGTGGCGCCGCTGCGGAAGCAGCTTCATGTGCTAGAGAAGCTGAAACAGGGATCTCTGATTGCCAAGAAGGGCAGCAAGGAAAAGGTGAAGACCATGCTGCAGGACTTTCTGCGGGACCAGCGCAACTCGGCTGTCTTTCAGAACATCCAAAATCCACTTAATCCCAGCTTCCGGTGCAGTGGTGTAACTCCCGATAGGTGCAAGGTAATGGATAGCAAGATGCGACCGCTATGGGTGGTATTCGAGAATGCTGACGTCAACGCCAGCGATGTGCACATCATTTTCAAAAACGGTGACGATCTCCGCCAGGACATGCTCACGTTGCAGATGTTGCGTGTGATGGACCAGCTGTGGAAACGCGATGG TATGGACTTCCGCATGAACATCTACAACTGCATCAGCATGGAGAAGAGCCTGGGCATGATCGAGGTGGTGCGCCACGCAGAAACCATTGCCAACATACAAAAGGAAAAGGGCATGTTCTCCGCCACGTCGCCGTTCAAGAAGGGCTCGCTTCTCAGTTGGCTCAAAGAGCACAACAAGCCCGCCGACAAACTGAACAAAGCCATCAACGAGTTCACGCTCAGCTGTGCAGGCTACTGCGTGGCCACCTATGTGCTTGGCGTAGCTGATCGACACTCGGACAATATAATGGTCAAGCGAAATGGACAG CTTTTTCACATCGATTTTGGCCACATCCTGGGCCACTTCAAGGAAAAGCTTGGAGTACGTCGAGAACGAGTGCCCTTTGTCTTGACCCACGACTTTGTCTACGTAATCAACAAGGGCTTCAATGACCGCGAGTCTAAAGAGTTTTGTCATTTTCAGGAATTGTGCGAGCGC GCCTTTCTAGTTTTACGCAAACACGGCTGCCTTATTCTATCGCTGTTCTCAATGATGATTTCAACGGGACTGCCAGAACTGTCCTCCGAAAAGGATTTGGACTACCTACGGGAAACTTTA GTGCTGGACTACACGGAGGAAAAAGCACGCGAACATTTCCGAGCGAAATTCAGCGAAGCTTTGGCCAACTCCTGGAAGACTTCCCTTAACTGGGCCTCGCACAACTTctccaaaaacaacaaacagtaA